Proteins co-encoded in one Vibrio aquimaris genomic window:
- the mnmE gene encoding tRNA uridine-5-carboxymethylaminomethyl(34) synthesis GTPase MnmE: protein MTTDTIVAQATALGRGGVGIIRVSGPLASQVALTLTGKQLRPRYAEYLPFIDQDGIQLDQGIALFFPNPNSFTGEDVLELQGHGGPVVMDMLIKRILKIEGIRTARPGEFSERAFLNDKLDLAQAEAIADLIDASSEQAAKSALKSLQGAFSQHIHALVESLIHLRIYVEAAIDFPEEEIDFLADGKVSTDLQAIIDKLNSVRKEANQGSIMREGMKVVIAGRPNAGKSSLLNALSGKESAIVTDIAGTTRDVLREHIHIDGMPLHIIDTAGLRDASDEVEKIGIERAWEEIEQADRVLFMVDGTTTNATDPKEIWPDFVDRLADNIGMTVIRNKADQTNEEIGICHVNNPTLIRLSARTGQGVEALRHHLKECMGFAGSSEGGFMARRRHLEALEQAAMHLDIGQQQLEGYMAGEILAEELRIAQQHLNEITGEFSSDDLLGRIFSSFCIGK from the coding sequence ATGACAACTGATACCATAGTGGCTCAAGCCACCGCTCTTGGTCGTGGGGGCGTAGGCATTATTCGTGTATCCGGTCCTCTTGCGAGTCAAGTCGCGCTAACGTTAACTGGTAAGCAACTACGGCCTCGATATGCTGAATACCTGCCATTTATCGACCAAGATGGTATTCAGCTTGATCAAGGTATTGCCCTATTTTTCCCGAATCCAAATTCTTTTACAGGGGAAGATGTTCTTGAACTTCAAGGACACGGTGGACCTGTAGTTATGGACATGCTCATCAAGCGTATCTTAAAGATAGAAGGGATCAGAACCGCGCGTCCTGGGGAATTTTCTGAGCGAGCGTTTCTAAATGATAAGCTGGATCTTGCTCAAGCAGAAGCGATCGCCGATTTAATTGATGCCAGTTCAGAGCAAGCAGCAAAGTCCGCGTTAAAATCTCTCCAAGGTGCTTTCTCACAGCACATTCATGCACTAGTAGAGTCTCTAATCCATCTAAGAATATATGTCGAAGCTGCGATCGATTTCCCTGAAGAGGAAATTGATTTCCTTGCCGATGGCAAAGTATCAACAGATCTACAGGCAATCATAGACAAGCTCAATTCTGTTCGAAAAGAGGCCAATCAAGGGTCTATTATGCGCGAAGGCATGAAAGTGGTTATTGCAGGTAGACCCAACGCCGGTAAATCCAGCCTTCTCAATGCGCTATCAGGTAAGGAGTCTGCGATAGTCACAGACATCGCAGGCACTACACGTGATGTTCTTCGTGAGCACATACATATAGATGGTATGCCGCTGCATATCATAGACACAGCAGGGTTACGCGATGCCTCTGATGAAGTAGAAAAGATCGGTATTGAAAGAGCTTGGGAAGAGATAGAACAAGCTGATCGCGTACTTTTCATGGTGGATGGCACAACAACCAATGCCACCGACCCCAAAGAAATATGGCCAGACTTTGTTGATCGCTTAGCGGATAATATCGGCATGACAGTGATCCGCAACAAAGCCGATCAAACCAATGAGGAAATCGGAATTTGTCATGTTAATAATCCGACTTTGATTCGTTTATCTGCTCGAACAGGACAAGGTGTTGAGGCGCTGCGTCACCATCTCAAAGAATGTATGGGCTTTGCCGGTAGTAGCGAAGGTGGTTTTATGGCTCGCCGGCGTCACTTGGAAGCACTTGAACAAGCAGCAATGCACCTTGATATTGGTCAGCAACAACTCGAAGGCTATATGGCAGGAGAGATTCTGGCGGAAGAGCTCAGAATCGCCCAGCAACACCTTAATGAGATCACAGGCGAATTTAGCTCTGATGATCTTCTTGGACGTATTTTTTCTTCCTTTTGTATTGGGAAATAA
- the mioC gene encoding FMN-binding protein MioC, whose protein sequence is MIQIITGSTLGGAEYVGDHLNDLLVKHGFETCIHNEPVLDDIPAEGTWLIITSTHGAGDYPDNIQPFIQALQDTPPKMSNVKYAVIAIGDSSYDTFCGAGKHAYALLEDIGSTPITECLTIDVLSHDVPEDAAEAWLTKYIDQL, encoded by the coding sequence ATGATCCAAATCATTACAGGCAGTACTTTGGGTGGCGCAGAATATGTTGGTGATCACCTAAACGATCTATTAGTAAAACATGGGTTTGAAACCTGTATTCATAACGAGCCAGTACTCGATGACATCCCAGCAGAGGGGACTTGGCTTATCATCACCTCCACTCACGGTGCTGGAGATTATCCGGATAATATTCAGCCCTTTATTCAAGCGTTACAAGACACCCCACCAAAAATGTCTAATGTAAAATATGCCGTGATCGCGATTGGAGACTCAAGTTATGACACCTTTTGTGGTGCAGGGAAACATGCGTATGCTTTACTTGAGGATATAGGAAGCACACCTATTACAGAGTGCCTCACCATAGATGTTCTAAGCCATGATGTACCTGAAGATGCCGCAGAAGCTTGGTTAACAAAATACATTGATCAACTATAA
- the rsmG gene encoding 16S rRNA (guanine(527)-N(7))-methyltransferase RsmG, whose translation MSQLRLQLDSLIAQTTLEVSDKQRQQLVGYVEMLHKWNKAYNLTSVREPSDMLVKHILDSIVVGEYLEGERFIDVGTGPGLPGIPLAIMHPTKEFYLLDSLGKRIRFIKQVLHELQIKNVTPVQSRVEQFQPDDKFDGVLSRAFASMVDMVEWCHHLPKQGVGRFFALKGQLPQDEITQLPSWCSVMDIKALTVPQLEGERHLVILSRKE comes from the coding sequence ATGAGCCAATTACGTCTACAGTTGGATTCTTTGATCGCCCAAACTACACTTGAAGTATCTGATAAACAACGCCAACAGCTTGTTGGTTATGTTGAAATGCTACACAAGTGGAATAAAGCGTATAATCTCACTTCTGTTCGTGAGCCAAGTGATATGCTCGTCAAACATATTTTAGATAGCATAGTGGTTGGTGAGTATTTAGAAGGTGAACGTTTTATTGATGTAGGAACAGGCCCAGGATTGCCAGGTATACCGCTGGCGATCATGCATCCAACAAAAGAGTTTTATTTACTCGATAGCTTGGGTAAGCGTATTCGTTTTATTAAACAAGTTTTACATGAGTTACAGATTAAAAATGTCACTCCAGTTCAGAGCAGAGTTGAGCAGTTCCAGCCTGACGATAAGTTTGATGGTGTGTTGAGCCGAGCATTCGCATCTATGGTTGATATGGTTGAATGGTGCCATCATCTTCCTAAACAAGGAGTTGGACGTTTCTTTGCATTAAAGGGACAACTACCACAGGATGAGATTACACAGCTACCAAGTTGGTGTTCTGTGATGGACATCAAAGCTTTGACTGTTCCTCAATTGGAAGGTGAGCGTCATCTAGTAATCTTATCCCGCAAGGAATAA
- the mnmG gene encoding tRNA uridine-5-carboxymethylaminomethyl(34) synthesis enzyme MnmG, whose amino-acid sequence MLYHESFDVIVVGGGHAGTEAALASARTGQKTLLLTHNIDTLGQMSCNPAIGGIGKGHLVKEVDAMGGLMAKAIDHAGIQFRTLNASKGPAVRATRAQADRALYKAYVREALENEPNLTLFQQSVDDLIVEQDRAVGVVTQMGLKFIAQAIVLTVGTFLGGKLHIGMESSSGGRAGDPPSIALADRLRELPFRVDRLKTGTPPRIDARSVDFSDLQVQHGDDPTPVFSFMGQRSQHPRQIPCFITHTNDQTHEIIRHNLDRSPMYSGVIEGIGPRYCPSIEDKVMRFADKNSHQIFIEPEGLTTHELYPNGISTSLPFDVQVEIVRTMKGFENAHIVRPGYAIEYDFFDPRDLKQTYETKFIQGLFFAGQINGTTGYEEAAAQGLVAGLNASLYSQEKEGWSPRRDQAYMGVLIDDLSTMGTKEPYRMFTSRAEYRLLLREDNADLRLTEKARELGLVDDTRWARFNQKLDNIAKERQRLQDVWMNPKSADVDDLNLLLKTPMIREASGEDLLRRPEMTYQKLTQLDAFSPAMDDTQAAEQVEIQVKYEGYIKRQQDEIEKSLRHENTLLPADLDYSNIKGLSNEVVVKLTDSRPESIGIASRISGITPAAISILLVHLKKQGMLRKGGEA is encoded by the coding sequence ATGTTGTACCATGAAAGTTTTGATGTCATCGTTGTTGGTGGTGGACATGCAGGAACCGAAGCGGCTCTTGCCTCTGCTCGTACAGGACAAAAAACCTTATTGTTGACTCATAACATCGATACTTTAGGTCAAATGTCATGCAATCCAGCAATCGGTGGGATTGGTAAAGGACATTTAGTTAAAGAAGTAGATGCTATGGGCGGTCTGATGGCAAAAGCGATTGATCATGCAGGTATTCAATTTAGAACTCTCAATGCATCTAAAGGGCCAGCGGTAAGAGCAACACGCGCTCAGGCCGATAGAGCCTTGTACAAAGCTTATGTTCGTGAAGCATTAGAAAATGAGCCTAATCTCACCTTATTTCAACAATCAGTCGATGACTTAATTGTTGAGCAAGATCGTGCCGTTGGGGTTGTTACCCAAATGGGGCTCAAATTTATAGCTCAAGCGATTGTACTTACAGTTGGAACTTTTCTTGGTGGCAAGCTTCACATTGGTATGGAAAGTTCATCAGGAGGTCGTGCAGGCGATCCTCCTTCAATTGCTCTTGCAGACCGGTTACGTGAACTACCATTTAGAGTTGATCGACTTAAAACGGGAACCCCACCAAGAATTGATGCCAGAAGTGTAGATTTCTCCGATCTTCAGGTTCAACATGGTGACGATCCCACTCCAGTATTTTCATTCATGGGTCAAAGATCCCAGCATCCTAGACAAATACCATGCTTCATTACTCACACTAATGATCAAACTCATGAGATCATTAGACACAATCTCGATCGCAGTCCGATGTACTCTGGAGTTATTGAAGGAATTGGTCCGCGTTATTGCCCGTCAATTGAAGATAAGGTAATGCGTTTTGCTGATAAGAATAGTCACCAGATCTTCATTGAGCCTGAGGGGCTAACAACGCATGAGCTATACCCGAATGGTATTTCCACCAGTCTGCCTTTCGATGTTCAGGTTGAAATTGTAAGGACCATGAAAGGGTTTGAAAATGCGCATATTGTTCGACCTGGTTATGCAATCGAATATGACTTTTTTGATCCTAGAGACCTAAAACAAACCTATGAAACTAAATTTATTCAGGGTTTATTTTTTGCTGGTCAAATCAATGGCACAACAGGTTATGAAGAAGCTGCGGCACAAGGATTAGTTGCTGGGCTTAATGCCAGCCTATATAGCCAAGAAAAAGAAGGTTGGAGCCCACGAAGAGATCAAGCTTATATGGGCGTTTTGATCGATGATCTCTCTACCATGGGGACAAAAGAACCTTACCGTATGTTTACTTCTCGCGCCGAATATCGGCTACTCCTACGGGAAGATAATGCTGATTTACGTTTGACAGAAAAAGCGCGTGAGCTTGGCCTGGTCGATGATACTCGCTGGGCAAGATTCAATCAGAAATTAGACAACATAGCTAAGGAAAGACAAAGACTTCAAGATGTGTGGATGAACCCAAAGTCTGCAGATGTTGATGATCTCAATCTTTTGCTCAAAACACCAATGATCCGTGAGGCAAGTGGCGAAGATTTGTTACGCCGGCCTGAAATGACGTATCAAAAGTTGACTCAGCTTGATGCTTTTAGCCCAGCGATGGATGATACCCAGGCAGCAGAGCAAGTTGAAATACAAGTTAAGTACGAAGGCTATATCAAACGTCAGCAAGATGAAATTGAGAAATCACTTCGTCATGAGAACACTTTACTACCAGCTGATCTCGATTATTCGAACATTAAGGGCTTATCCAACGAAGTGGTGGTAAAATTGACTGACTCGAGACCAGAATCGATTGGTATTGCATCTCGCATCTCTGGAATAACACCAGCAGCAATATCAATCTTGCTTGTTCATTTAAAAAAACAAGGCATGCTGCGCAAAGGCGGTGAAGCATAA